From Dermochelys coriacea isolate rDerCor1 chromosome 8, rDerCor1.pri.v4, whole genome shotgun sequence, the proteins below share one genomic window:
- the FPGT gene encoding fucose-1-phosphate guanylyltransferase isoform X1, producing the protein MPAGAELDVLLQEATRRRLAKFDELRGKVTQTGEFWDVVVITAADKKQELAYQQQLSEKLKRKELPLRVHYHVFVDPPGPKIGNGGSTLHVLQCLEEMYGDKWTSLNIILIHSGGYSQRLPNASALGKIFTALPFGDPIYQMLELKLAMYIDFPTHMNPGILITCADDIELYSIGATEVIKFDKPGFTALAHPSDLTIGTTHGVFVLDSSALSEKELEYRSCHHFLHKPNIEKMHQSGAVYIRRNCSQPNSSGEHSDLKMDYEYVYTDSLFYIDHNIAKQLLTFFKQLDTLCCEIDAYGDFLQALGPGATHDYIKITDNVTKEGSQLAEIRQKLFSLLKGTSLNVIVLNNSRFYHIGTTQEYLFHFTSDSKLKLELGLLSKAFSIFPDKAENSDISACIIQSILDSSCVIAPASVIEYSRLGPEVSVGTNSIISGCCVSANAVVPPNSFVSSLSIRVNGKVMYVSMVLGVEDNLKKNVKLLSDVHSLQFFGISLLQCLDLWNLRVSDQLFSGDKTSLGLWTARIFPVCSTLSGSVRMSLKMLNAVQNKSAFKLNGWKLLSIEEMLFYKDVEDMLKFRQQIYEEITLQRHKEI; encoded by the exons ATGCCGGCGGGGGCCGAGCTCGATGTTTTGCTCCAAGAGGCCACTCGGCGGAGACTGGCGAAGTTCGACGAGCTGAGAG GTAAAGTCACACAAACTGGAGAATTCTGGGATGTTGTTGTAATTACAGCAGCTGACAAAAAACAGGAATTGGCTTATCAGCAACAGCTATCAGAAAAGTTGAAAAGAAAGGAACTCCCTCTTAGAGTTCATTACCATGTTTTTGTGGATCCCCCTGGACCAAAAATTG GAAATGGTGGATCAACTCTTCATGTCCTTCAGTGCTTGGAAGAGATGTATGGTGATAAATGGACTTCTCTTAATATCATATTAATTCATTCTG gtggttATAGTCAACGTTTACCAAATGCAAGTGCACTGGGAAAAATTTTCACAGCTTTGCCTTTTGGTGACCCTATTTACCAGATGTTGGAGCTGAagttggcaatgtacattgatttTCCTACCCATATGAATCCAGGAATTCTCATTACTTGTGCAGATGATATTGAACTTTATAGTATTGGCGCAACAGAAGTCATCAAGTTTGATAAACCTGGGTTCACTGCATTAGCTCACCCTTCAGATTTGACTATTGGTACCACTCATGGAGTATTTGTGTTAGATTCATCTGCTTTATCAGAAAAAGAGCTTGAATACAGATCTTGTCATCATTTTCTACATAAACCTAATATTGAAAAGATGCATCAGTCTGGTGCAGTATACATAAGAAGGAATTGCTCTCAACCAAACTCCTCTGGAGAACACAGTGACTTAAAAATGGACTACGAGTATGTGTATACTGACAGTTTATTTTACATTGATCATAACATTGCAAAACAATTACTAACATTTTTTAAGCAGCTGGACACTCTTTGCTGTGAAATAGATGCATATGGTGATTTTCTCCAGGCTCTGGGACCTGGAGCAACTCATGATTACATAAAAATCACAGATAATGTCACAAAAGAAGGATCACAGTTAGCAGAAATAAGGCAGAAGCTATTTTCTCTTCTTAAAGGAACATCACTTAATGTTATAGTCTTAAATAATTCCAGGTTCTATCATATTGGGACTACACAAGAGTACTTGTTTCATTTTACTTCTGATAGTAAATTGAAATTGGAGCTTGGTTTATTATCTAAAGCTTTTAGCATCTTTCCAGATAAAGCAGAAAACTCAGATATATCGGCATGTATCATTCAAAGCATACTGGATTCAAGTTGTGTTATAGCACCTGCCTCTGTTATTGAATACTCTAGGCTGGGACCTGAGGTTTCAGTAGGGACAAACAGCATTATCAGTGGTTGTTGCGTAAGTGCTAACGCAGTTGTACCACCAAATTCTTTTGTGAGTTCGCTGAGCATCAGAGTTAATGGAAAAGTAATGTATGTGAGTATGGTGCTTGGTGTAGAAGACAACTTGAAAAAGAATGTGAAATTGTTGTCAGACGTACATTCCCTTCAGTTTTTTGGAATCAGTTTACTGCAGTGCTTGGACCTCTGGAACCTGAGAGTTTCAGACCAACTCTTCTCTGGTGACAAGACAAGTTTGGGTTTGTGGACTGCTCGGATTTTCCCTGTTTGTTCTACATTAAGTGGTTCAGTTAGAATGTCATTAAAGATGTTAAACGCTGTGCAAAACAAATCAGCTTTTAAACTGAATGGCTGGAAGCTCCTGTCTATTGAAGAAATGCTCTTCTACAAAGATGTAGAAGACATGTTGAAGTTCAGGCAGCAAATTTACGAAGAAATCACTCTACAAAGACACAAAGAGATCTGA
- the FPGT gene encoding fucose-1-phosphate guanylyltransferase isoform X2, with amino-acid sequence MPAGAELDVLLQEATRRRLAKFDELRGKVTQTGEFWDVVVITAADKKQELAYQQQLSEKLKRKELPLRVHYHVFVDPPGPKIGGYSQRLPNASALGKIFTALPFGDPIYQMLELKLAMYIDFPTHMNPGILITCADDIELYSIGATEVIKFDKPGFTALAHPSDLTIGTTHGVFVLDSSALSEKELEYRSCHHFLHKPNIEKMHQSGAVYIRRNCSQPNSSGEHSDLKMDYEYVYTDSLFYIDHNIAKQLLTFFKQLDTLCCEIDAYGDFLQALGPGATHDYIKITDNVTKEGSQLAEIRQKLFSLLKGTSLNVIVLNNSRFYHIGTTQEYLFHFTSDSKLKLELGLLSKAFSIFPDKAENSDISACIIQSILDSSCVIAPASVIEYSRLGPEVSVGTNSIISGCCVSANAVVPPNSFVSSLSIRVNGKVMYVSMVLGVEDNLKKNVKLLSDVHSLQFFGISLLQCLDLWNLRVSDQLFSGDKTSLGLWTARIFPVCSTLSGSVRMSLKMLNAVQNKSAFKLNGWKLLSIEEMLFYKDVEDMLKFRQQIYEEITLQRHKEI; translated from the exons ATGCCGGCGGGGGCCGAGCTCGATGTTTTGCTCCAAGAGGCCACTCGGCGGAGACTGGCGAAGTTCGACGAGCTGAGAG GTAAAGTCACACAAACTGGAGAATTCTGGGATGTTGTTGTAATTACAGCAGCTGACAAAAAACAGGAATTGGCTTATCAGCAACAGCTATCAGAAAAGTTGAAAAGAAAGGAACTCCCTCTTAGAGTTCATTACCATGTTTTTGTGGATCCCCCTGGACCAAAAATTG gtggttATAGTCAACGTTTACCAAATGCAAGTGCACTGGGAAAAATTTTCACAGCTTTGCCTTTTGGTGACCCTATTTACCAGATGTTGGAGCTGAagttggcaatgtacattgatttTCCTACCCATATGAATCCAGGAATTCTCATTACTTGTGCAGATGATATTGAACTTTATAGTATTGGCGCAACAGAAGTCATCAAGTTTGATAAACCTGGGTTCACTGCATTAGCTCACCCTTCAGATTTGACTATTGGTACCACTCATGGAGTATTTGTGTTAGATTCATCTGCTTTATCAGAAAAAGAGCTTGAATACAGATCTTGTCATCATTTTCTACATAAACCTAATATTGAAAAGATGCATCAGTCTGGTGCAGTATACATAAGAAGGAATTGCTCTCAACCAAACTCCTCTGGAGAACACAGTGACTTAAAAATGGACTACGAGTATGTGTATACTGACAGTTTATTTTACATTGATCATAACATTGCAAAACAATTACTAACATTTTTTAAGCAGCTGGACACTCTTTGCTGTGAAATAGATGCATATGGTGATTTTCTCCAGGCTCTGGGACCTGGAGCAACTCATGATTACATAAAAATCACAGATAATGTCACAAAAGAAGGATCACAGTTAGCAGAAATAAGGCAGAAGCTATTTTCTCTTCTTAAAGGAACATCACTTAATGTTATAGTCTTAAATAATTCCAGGTTCTATCATATTGGGACTACACAAGAGTACTTGTTTCATTTTACTTCTGATAGTAAATTGAAATTGGAGCTTGGTTTATTATCTAAAGCTTTTAGCATCTTTCCAGATAAAGCAGAAAACTCAGATATATCGGCATGTATCATTCAAAGCATACTGGATTCAAGTTGTGTTATAGCACCTGCCTCTGTTATTGAATACTCTAGGCTGGGACCTGAGGTTTCAGTAGGGACAAACAGCATTATCAGTGGTTGTTGCGTAAGTGCTAACGCAGTTGTACCACCAAATTCTTTTGTGAGTTCGCTGAGCATCAGAGTTAATGGAAAAGTAATGTATGTGAGTATGGTGCTTGGTGTAGAAGACAACTTGAAAAAGAATGTGAAATTGTTGTCAGACGTACATTCCCTTCAGTTTTTTGGAATCAGTTTACTGCAGTGCTTGGACCTCTGGAACCTGAGAGTTTCAGACCAACTCTTCTCTGGTGACAAGACAAGTTTGGGTTTGTGGACTGCTCGGATTTTCCCTGTTTGTTCTACATTAAGTGGTTCAGTTAGAATGTCATTAAAGATGTTAAACGCTGTGCAAAACAAATCAGCTTTTAAACTGAATGGCTGGAAGCTCCTGTCTATTGAAGAAATGCTCTTCTACAAAGATGTAGAAGACATGTTGAAGTTCAGGCAGCAAATTTACGAAGAAATCACTCTACAAAGACACAAAGAGATCTGA